In the Larus michahellis chromosome 6, bLarMic1.1, whole genome shotgun sequence genome, one interval contains:
- the C6H10orf71 gene encoding cardiac-enriched FHL2-interacting protein has product MQGNKKHTEGHSDSSSIGSLLDDTDREVSSLTDRAFKSLCVAELEDSYNEPDLAISPDFTLQFSAKFHPGTLNHAVKKSNVCNKLTAKNNEHTIWASTFQQLPKCAPEEKRVAKSNTFATERKKLNLPVPGPRNNKHVSKVSSLIKTFDKTADQGSGGSLIAIKQPINSFQKYKLNHGNDMACWDDTDILSIHKELSGFSDGSQGSHCLSGKHEPQRRPNKIDLSYCGTDGYYPVLIEMSKVAKSNFSRSSKKALKNRSMTVNEPAKKGNFLHSENSAFESWNVHHKKLTEKEEFVDIKMKNEGLTYLEEAPFIKGSHIREHKLPPVKTTVAKRQEKDFPRESTPPETGFSIPLPAVCVPQGPLTSETEFTAALPPSPPPRIHAPQGPPRPPPVPQALPLPPPTQQGHPQTPPIPEAPPVPPPPMPAQLSPCAMSQASVSPQSVSYRMVSSSPMSQAPSPPPRRPLATLTEEEALSPQVGNMGPPWRRQRATKRAAERGRTSKEKSTASDEMVSLSEKVTGAEPDLDVTPLATQVNSPGSISPSFNISELLTPIIPPKQEADPVESELIPLTPPPTENASARDHEESMFGDYTSRDSYKSKASSLLFNLKDVRKRVKRIYTPSPLLKALEEKNKARENIQESTKMNASLSTLQEKSNKNIAEKDESSDITSVLSGSVPEKDNKTDLTGHFTDNYLTLSSPQTTADLLFYQTRDNLQPEDSKHEGLVKNTRGNESFPLFRHESNEPDLRKRLQYPALKPFSRESAGTTERQPMQNPSVQGEENERQAANQNEEFTFKTIPNQLSPAEDVPYSDVQNNMVVTGHEAHSKRSTSSSEQSFVSTVEQPLQEEPFPPVPLMQKAILQESQRTKSEMNSDSKKSHKERGKEAGEDELQYYACINSDTGAAEKKEGKVTGNEQRSLMKEKLRTEKKEDAKTMDSAADSIRDMSIQRSEEPQTPPSSSSTKPSLFMIKDNTFRSPQVIRAVKLPLFRSFSLDDTVSSSYKEMESRFMSPAERNKKHRNRLHAQEGGWLALRHRGQQNVRDGATDGGKEASEPGSTSATLDPGLLEDTESSSLGRLMEEDEETCALLNKVGKMNEKSVCRRKEKPQIRKARHSLTQPNLGLENDQAQNNPTYPAERTTNYFKNHHLSNRKGGSCAKKIITRETISPVTGSISEDHKYSPVFHEALEDILHAEGAPNLLDSLVCSAVTSPRSGSTMHSLAASSSSDKPTTSGLREAEDVINPALLNVALKSQDDMSAEEILDSARRNLLSSSAGEAESLEPRGLGERAAGKPPAVPPKTEKALRRAKKLASRRKKMQEQQKKHQSEHEDAVGRKPSHSGQTLASPSPLGYSPLHPAPHSTFAPTETSTGRPSGASAVSPSPSSTQRKLLQDPDSGQYYVVDLPAEVNLKTFYDPETGKYVQVSVPSSEGNLYQPPSSEIMNSPYASYPRVLPLPASSVAVLKSSSQLSEPTWLMPAVPGEPAELPEDGQQDYRYTESVDTRPYIEPASYSYSQDAEETQVHLRKDMSPTPNTGIVSLTDLDDFAAEGVS; this is encoded by the coding sequence ATGCAGGGAAATAAGAAACATACAGAAGGACATAGTGACTCCTCAAGTATTGGGAGTCTCCTGGATGACACAGACAGAGAGGTGAGCAGCCTCACAGACCGGGCTTTCAAAAGTTTGTGCGTAGCAGAACTCGAAGACTCTTACAATGAACCGGATCTTGCCATTTCACCTGACTTCACCCTCCAGTTCTCTGCTAAATTTCACCCAGGGACGTTAAACCACGCCGTCAAGAAAAGCAATGTCTGTAACAAGCTAACGGCAAAAAACAATGAACATACAATATGGGCTTCCACATTCCAGCAGTTACCAAAGTGTgctccagaggagaagagggTTGCTAAAAGTAACACCTttgccacagaaagaaaaaagctgaatttgCCAGTCCCTGGCCCAAGGAACAATAAACATGTTTCAAAAGTGTCCTCATTGATTAAGACATTTGATAAGACTGCAGACCAAGGGTCAGGAGGTTCCCTGATAGCCATTAAGCAGCCCATTaatagctttcaaaaatataaattaaatcatGGAAATGATATGGCTTGCTGGGATGACACAGACATTTTAAGCATCCACAAGGAACTTTCTGGATTTTCTGACGGTAGTCAAGGTAGCCACTGTCTCAGTGGCAAACATGAGCCACAGAGAAGACCTAATAAGATAGACCTGAGTTATTGTGGCACTGATGGTTATTATCCTGTGCTGATTGAGATGTCAAAAGTAGCCAAGTCAAATTTTTCCCGTTCTTctaaaaaggctttaaaaaacagaagtatGACAGTTAATGAGCCAgcaaaaaaaggtaattttcttcacagtgagAATAGTGCTTTTGAATCATGGAATGTTCATCACAAAAAACTGACTGAAAAGGAGGAATTTGttgatataaaaatgaaaaatgaaggtcTTACATACCTGGAAGAAGCACCATTTATTAAAGGATCCCACATACGTGAACATAAATTGCCACCCGTCAAAACCACTGTTGCTAAGAGGCAGGAGAAAGATTTTCCGAGGGAGTCAACTCCACCAGAAACTGGTTtcagcatccctctccctgctgtTTGTGTACCTCAGGGTCCCCTCACTTCAGAAACAGAATTTACTGCTGCTCTTCCGCCCAGTCCCCCCCCTAGGATCCATGCGCCCCAGGGTCCTCCTCGGCCACCCCCTGTCCCACAGGCACTTCCACTTCCACCCCCCACCCAGCAGGGCCATCCCCAAACACCCCCCATCCCTgaagcccctcctgtgccaccacccCCAATGCCAGCTCAGCTTTCCCCCTGTGCCATGTCCCAAGCCTCTGTATCACCTCAGTCCGTGTCCTACAGGATGGTTTCATCCTCACCTATGTCCCAGGCACCCAGCCCGCCTCCACGAAGACCCCTGGCCACCTTAACCGAAGAGGAAGCCCTCAGTCCCCAAGTGGGCAATATGGGTCCACCCTGGAGGAGACAGAGGGCTACAAAaagggcagcagagaggggacGGACTTCCAAGGAGAAGTCCACAGCCAGTGATGAGATGGTTTCATTGTCTGAAAAGGTGACTGGTGCTGAGCCTGATCTGGATGTGACTCCTCTGGCTACACAGGTAAACTCCCCTGGATCGATCAGTCCCTCTTTCAACATCAGTGAACTCTTAACACCCATCATACCACCAAAACAGGAGGCAGACCCCGTGGAAAGCGAGCTGATCCCACTGACACCTCCTCCCACTGAGAACGCGTCAGCGAGAGACCATGAAGAGAGCATGTTTGGAGATTACACGTCTCGGGATAGTTACAAATCAAAAGCATCAAGTCTGTTATTCAACTTGAAGGATGTACGTAAACGTGTTAAAAGAATTTATACCCCTTCTCCCCTGTTAAAGGCcttggaggagaaaaataaagctagGGAAAATATACAGGAGAGTACAAAAATGAATGCCTCACTCTCAACTTTacaagaaaaaagtaacaaaaatattgCAGAGAAAGATGAATCAAGTGATATAACCTCTGTATTGTCTGGCAGTGTACCTGAGAAGGACAATAAAACTGATTTAACCGGACACTTTACAGACAATTACCTGACTTTGAGTTCACCCCAGACAACAGCAGACCTTTTATTTTACCAAACTAGAGACAACTTGCAGCCAGAAGATTCAAAACATGAAGGTCTGGTTAAAAACACAAGGGGTAATGAAAGCTTCCCCTTGTTCAGACATGAATCAAATGAACCTGATTTAAGGAAACGTCTGCAGTATCCAGCACTGAAACCATTCAGTAGAGAGAGTGCAGGTACAACAGAGAGGCAGCCCATGCAAAATCCCAGCGTCCAGGGTGAGGAAAATGAAAGACAGGCTGCTAATCAGAATGAAGAGTTCACCTTCAAAACAATCCCAAACCAACTCTCACCAGCAGAGGACGTGCCTTACAGTGACGTCCAAAACAATATGGTGGTAACTGGCCATGAAGCACACAGCAAAAGAAGCACTAGTTCTTCAGAGCAATCTTTTGTTTCCACGGTAGAGCAGCCACTTCAGGAGGAGCCATTTCCACCAGTGCCCCTGATGCAGAAGGCAATCCTTCAAGAAAGCCAGAGGACTAAGAGTGAAATGAATTCAGACAGTAAGAAAAGccacaaggagagagggaaagaggctGGGGAAGATGAACTGCAGTATTATGCTTGTATCAACTCTGATACTGGTGCagcagagaagaaggaggggaaggttACTGGGAATGAACAGAGGAGCTTGATGAAAGAGAAACTAaggacagagaaaaaggaagacgCCAAGACCATGGATTCTGCTGCCGACAGTATAAGGGACATGTCCATTCAGAGGTCTGAAGAACCACAAACACCGCCATCTTCAAGCTCAACCAAACCCAGTCTGTTTATGATCAAAGATAACACATTCAGGTCACCTCAGGTGATAAGGGCCGTCAAGCTACCCCTGTTCAGATCCTTTTCCCTGGATGATACAGTGAGCAGCAGTTATAAGGAAATGGAAAGTAGGTTTATGTCCCCAGCAGAGCGGAACAAGAAGCACCGAAACAGGTTGCATGCCCAGGAGGGAGGCTGGTTGGCATTGAGGCACAGAGGGCAGCAGAACGTGAGGGATGGAGCAACCGATGGAGGGAAAGAGGCTAGTGAGCCTGGATCTACTTCAGCAACACTGGATCCCGGTCTTCTGGAAGATACAGAGAGCTCTTCATTAGGGAGGCTGATGGAAGAAGATGAAGAGACTTGTGCTTTGTTAAATAAAGTTGgtaaaatgaatgagaaaagtgtctgcagaaggaaagagaagccCCAGATTAGGAAGGCAAGACATAGTTTAACACAGCCAAATTTAGGTCTGGAAAATGACCAAGCACAAAACAACCCCACCTATCCTGCAGAAAGAACGACAAATTACTTCAAGAATCATCATTTATCTAATCGCAAAGGTGGCTCTTgtgctaaaaaaataatcactaggGAGACAATTTCCCCTGTGACTGGCTCCATATCAGAGGACCACAAGTATTCTCCTGTATTCCATGAAGCTTTAGAGGACATCCTACATGCAGAAGGTGCACCCAATTTGTTAGACAGTCTTGTATGCTCTGCTGTTACAAGCCCCAGGTCAGGCAGCACCATGCACTCTCTTGCTGCCAGTTCATCGTCAGACAAACCAACAACTTCTGGCCTTAGAGAGGCAGAGGATGTTATAAACCCTGCCTTGCTGAACGTGGCACTAAAGAGCCAAGATGATATGTCTGCGGAAGAGATACTTGATTCGGCACGGAGGAATCTGCTTTCCAGTTCTGCAGGGGAAGCTGAGAGCCTGGAGCCCAGGGGACTtggggagagagcagcaggcaagcctcctgctgtgccaccAAAAACAGAAAAGGCTCTGCGGCGGGCCAAAAAGCTGgcaagcaggagaaagaaaatgcaagagcagcagaaaaaacaTCAGAGTGAGCATGAAGATGCTGTAGGGAGAAAGCCATCTCATTCTGGACAGACACTAGCATCTCCTTCACCCTTGGGATattctcctctccatcctgcccCTCACTCAACTTTTGCTCCCACAGAAACCAGCACAGGAAGACCCAGTGGTGCATCAGCAGTAAGCCCTTCACCCTCTTCAACCCAGCGTAAACTCCTTCAAGACCCTGACTCTGGTCAATACTACGTAGTTGATTTACCAGCAGAAGtcaatttaaagacattttatgaCCCAGAAACTGGCAAGTATGTTCAAGTCTCAGTCCCTTCCTCGGAAGGGAACTTATACCAACCCCCCTCTTCAGAAATTATGAATTCTCCCTATGCCTCCTACCCTAGAGTGCTGCCGTTGCCAGCTTCATCTGTAGCAGTGCTGAAGTCATCTTCTCAGCTCTCTGAACCTACCTGGTTAATGCCAGCTGTACCAGGAGAACCAGCTGAACTACCAGAAGATGGGCAGCAGGACTACAGATACACTGAATCTGTGGATACTCGGCCCTATATTGAACCAGCCTCTTACTCCTACAGTCAAGATGCTGAAGAAACTCAAGTTCACTTACGAAAGGACATGAGCCCGACCCCAAATACTGGCATAGTGTCCCTCACTGATTTAGATGATTTTGCTGCTGAAGGAGTATCTTGA